In one window of Zingiber officinale cultivar Zhangliang chromosome 11A, Zo_v1.1, whole genome shotgun sequence DNA:
- the LOC122032251 gene encoding GTP 3',8-cyclase, mitochondrial-like codes for MRGGRVLDLLRRGLPSQKSNFWLTVDGQSCSRSMASATTCAVLSELPPKVSDNLPSDMLVDSFGRFHNYLRISLTERCNLRCQYCMPAEGVELTPKAELLSHDEIIRLANLFVTSGVDKIRLTGGEPTIRKDIEDICSSLSNLKGLRTLAMTTNGIVLSKKLPRLKDCGLNAINISLDTLVPAKFEFMTRRKGHQMVMESINTAVELGYNPVKINCVVMRGLNDDEIYDFVEMTREKPINVRFIEFMPFDGNVWNVKKLVPYAEMLDRVRQWFKNVERCKDHPTDTAKNFKIKDYCGTISFITSMTEHFCAGCNRLRLLADGNFKVCLFGPSEVSLRDPLRAGVDDLVLKEIIGAAVKRKKAAHAGMFDLAKTANRPMIHIGG; via the exons ATGAGGGGAGGACGGGTTCTGGATCTCCTCCGCCGGGGTTTGCCGTCGCAAAAATCCAATTTTTGG TTGACTGTTGATGGACAAAGCTGTTCAAGGTCAATGGCTTCTGCAACTACTTGTGCTGTTTTATCTGAATTGCCGCCGAAAGTTTCAGATAATCTTCCATCTGATATGCTGGTTGATTCATTTGGGAGGTTCCATAACTACTTGAGGATCTCATTAACAGAGCGTTGCAATCTCCGATGCCAATATTGCATGCCAGCGGAAGGTGTCGAGCTTACACCTAAGGCTGAGCTCCTTTCTCATGATGAAATTATTCGACTCGCAAATCTCTTTGTTACTTCTGGAGTggataaaattaggttgacaggAGGTGAACCTACAATTAGGAAAGATATAGAGGACATATGTTCAAGTCTTTCCAACTTAAAAGGTCTAAGAACGCTTGCAATGACCACCAATGGGATAGTTCTTTCGAAGAAGCTCCCAAGATTGAAGGATTGTGGTCTTAATGCGATAAATATTAGTTTGGACACATTGGTTCCAGCTAAGTTTGAGTTCATGACTAGACGGAAGGGTCATCAGATGGTCATGGAATCAATAAATACTGCAGTTGAACTTGGATACAATCCTGTGAAG ATAAATTGTGTTGTAATGCGTGGACTAAATGACGATGAGATTTACGATTTTGTAGAGATGACAAGAGAGAAACCGATCAATGTTCGCTTTATTGAGTTCATGCCATTTGATGGGAATGTTTGGAATGTCAAAAAGCTTGTTCCTTATGCAGAAATGCTGGATAGAGTG AGACAGTGGTTCAAAAATGTAGAGAGATGTAAGGATCACCCTACTGATACAGCGAAAAATTTCAAGATCAAAGATTATTGTGGAACTATCTCATTTATTACATCAATGACTGAACACTTTTGTGCTGGTTGCAATAGATTAAGACTTTTAGCAGATGGAAACTTCAAAGTGTGTCTCTTTGGTCCATCAGAG GTAAGTTTGAGAGATCCATTGCGAGCGGGAGTTGATGACCTCGTGTTGAAGGAAATCATTGGAGCTGCA GTAAAGAGGAAGAAAGCTGCACATGCCGGGATGTTTGATCTCGCAAAAACAGCAAATAGGCCCATGATACATATCGGTGGTTGA
- the LOC122031731 gene encoding citrate synthase, mitochondrial-like: MVLFRSVAALSKLRSRLAQQSSSLGSIRWLQVQSASDLDLHSQLKELIPEQQERLKKLKSDHGKVQLGNITADMVIGGMRGMTGLLWETSLLDPDEGIRFRGLSIPECQKLLPSAKAGGEPLPEGLLWLLLTGKVPNKEQADGLSAELCNRAKIPDHVFKAIDALPVAAHPMTQFATGVMALQVDSEFQKAYEKGMPKAKFWEPTYEDSMNLIARLPTVASYVYRRIYKDGGIIPPDNSLDYAANFSHMLGFDDPKMLELMRLYVTIHSDHEGGNVSAHTAHLVGSALSDPYLSFAAALNGLAGPLHGLANQEVLLWIESLVKEVGEDITTDQLKDYVWKTLKSGKVVPGYGHGVLRKTDPRYTCQREFALKHLPDDPLFKLVSKLYEVVPPILTELGKVKNPWPNVDAHSGVLLKYFGLSEARYFTVLFGVSRSIGIGSQLIWDRALGLPLERPKSVTMDWLESYCKKAA; this comes from the exons ATGGTGTTATTCCGGAGTGTGGCGGCGCTCTCGAAGCTCCGGTCTCGTCTG GCACAGCAGTCGAGCTCGTTGGGTTCCATACGATGGTTGCAAGTACAGAGCGCCTCGGAtctt GATCTTCATTCTCAGCTGAAAGAATTGATACCAGAGCAGCAG GAACGTTTGAAGAAGTTGAAATCAGATCATGGGAAAGTTCAACTTGGAAATATAACAGCTGATATG GTTATTGGTGGAATGAGAGGAATGACAGGACTGCTATGGGAAACCTCATTACTTGATCCAGATGAG GGAATAAGATTTAGAGGTCTTTCAATCCCTGAATGTCAAAAGTTACTGCCTAGTGCAAAAGCTGGTGGGGAACCATTGCCTGAGGGTCTTCTATGGCTTCTTTTGACAGGAAAG GTGCCTAACAAAGAACAAGCTGATGGACTATCTGCAGAATTATGTAATCGTGCAAAAATTCCAG ATCATGTATTTAAGGCAATTGATGCTCTTCCTGTAGCTGCTCATCCGATGACTCAGTTTGCAACTGGAGTTATGGCACTTCAG GTTGATAGTGAATTTCAAAAGGCATATGAGAAAGGGATGCCCAAAGCCAA GTTTTGGGAGCCAACATATGAAGATTCAATGAACTTGATTGCTCGCCTTCCAACAGTTGCTTCATATGTTTATAGAAG AATTTACAAGGATGGCGGAATCATACCTCCAGACAATTCTCTGGATTATGCTGCTAATTTTTCTCACATGCTTGGTTTTGATGATCCCAAAATGCTTGAGTTGATGAGACTTTATGTAACAATCCACAG TGATCACGAGGGTGGGAATGTTAGTGCTCACACTGCTCATCTG GTGGGTAGTGCTCTTTCCGATCCCTACCTATCATTTGCAGCTGCATTGAATGGTTTAGCCGGACCTCTTCATGGCTTAGCCAATCAG GAAGTTCTTCTATGGATTGAATCTCTTGTAAAAGAGGTTGGAGAGGATATTACAACAGATCAATTGAAGGACTATGTTTGGAAAACCTTGAAAAGTGGCAAG GTTGTTCCGGGATATGGCCATGGAGTGTTACGAAAGACAGATCCAAGATATACTTGCCAAAGAGAATTTGCTCTGAAGCATTTGCCAGATGATCCACTTTTTAAGCTG GTTTCGAAATTGTATGAAGTTGTTCCTCCTATACTCACTGAGCTAGGCAAG GTCAAGAATCCATGGCCCAATGTTGATGCTCATAGCGGAGTCCTACTGAAGTATTTTGGTTTATCAGAAGCACG GTATTTCACTGTTTTATTTGGTGTATCAAGAAGCATCGGCATAGGCTCTCAG CTTATATGGGATCGAGCCCTCGGATTACCACTCGAGAGGCCAAAGAGTGTGACCATGGACTGGCTCGAAAGCTACTGCAAGAAAGCGGCCTGA